From a single Candoia aspera isolate rCanAsp1 chromosome 2, rCanAsp1.hap2, whole genome shotgun sequence genomic region:
- the LOC134491221 gene encoding stimulated by retinoic acid gene 6 protein-like — MMPSLEACQPQNETCNETCTSLTDLEPFLHYSLLPSVAIIVVLSCLEKRARKNIIDEKCHLLNRRCGVVIPLDLMGASSSRWAIGFAFGATANKVMIIFADGYFPLRVLPRWVKAIAILIGATEVGLSSYPFFACLSTHVQITGATLGFLYTGAWFVVIAVHIGQCPHGQILGDYEKIIFYWPSLVCQLFLLGKFIHVLIKESWAHLQTGLPTDNTTLLETHQAQYVQKLLRKPPLQKPQKSWIQQNIYEWDPHFQFPSRMISTAMLAIICLYMFVVIEYYVYKLVSHALVIMMSNSEMLPASSNMSDVQPLREFIEVMKGVWIFTVGSACLTSASYVCHILACYRKHIKRLRAGQKQFLPVLFSKVSSSQSVGAIARYSGWQIAYLLWGYLIIHIVQCLFGVMFIYGLVLPIKNGQGIEMAKSLGTGIFTIAIVIGFIMLQIKTASRFFLQPKILPDDKEKPLALDNRQVPITRSELFIFRKDTYLISETEINLK; from the exons TCAGCCCCAAAATGAAACTTGTAATGAAACCTGTACAAGTCTAACAGACCTGGAGCCTTTTTTGCATTATTCACTTCTTCCCTCA GTTGCCATAATTGTGGTGCTGTCTTGTCTTGAAAAAAGAGCCAGGAAGAATATAATTGATGAAAAGTGCCATCTCCTCAACAGGAGGTGTGGGGTTGTTAT ACCCTTGGATTTAATGGGAGCATCCAGCAGTCGGTGGGCAATAGGTTTTGCCTTTGGAGCTACAGCTAACAAAGTCATGATTATATTTGCAGATGGTTATTTCCCTCTGCGAGTGCTGCCACGGTGGGTTAAAG CCATTGCTATTCTGATCGGTGCTACAGAAGTGGGTCTTTCCTCCTACCCTTTCTTTGCTTGCCTTTCAACACATGTCCAGATCACGGGGGCCACACTTGGATTCCTTTACACAGGAGCTTG GTTTGTAGTTATAGCTGTGCACATTGGACAGTGCCCACATGGACAG ATTTTGGGGGATTATGAGAAGATCATTTTCTATTGGCCTTCCTTGGTCTGCCAGCTTTTCCTGCTAGGGAAATTCATCCATGTGTTGATAAAAGAGTCATGGGCCCACCTCCAGACAGGCCTTCCAACT GACAACACCACTTTACTGGAGACCCATCAGGCTCAATATGTCCAGAAATTGTTGAGGAAACCTCCACTGCA GAAGCCTCAGAAATCTTGGATCCAACAGAACATTTATGAATGGGATCCTCACTTTCAGTTTCCCAGCCGAATGATCAGCACAGCGATGCTTGCCATCATTTGCCTTTACATG TTCGTTGTGATTGAATATTATGTTTACAAGCTTGTATCACATGCCCTGGTAATTATGATGTCAAATTCTGagatgcttccagcttccagcaacATGTCAGATGTCCAGCCCTTGAGGGAATTCATTGAAGTCATGAAAG GGGTTTGGATCTTCACTGTTGGCTCTGCCTGTCTCACAAGTGCCAGCTATGTGTGCCATATCCTAGCCTGCTACAG AAAACACATCAAGAGGTTACGGGCAGGACAGAAACAATTCCTCCCAGTGTTATTTAGCAAGGTTTCATCTTCTCAAAGTGTG GGAGCAATTGCAAGATATTCCGGTTGGCAGATTGCCTATCTACTCTGGG GTTATTTGATCATCCACATTGTGCAGTGCCTCTTTGGGGTGATGTTCATTTATGGTTTGGTACTGCCCATAAAGAACGGTCAGGGGATAGAAATGGCTAAAAGTTTGGGAACTGGGAT CTTCACCATTGCCATTGTCATAGGGTTCATCATGTTGCAGATTAAGACAGCCAGCAGATTTTTTCTTCAGCCAAAGATTTTGCCAGATGACAAGGAAAAGCCTTTGGCTCTTGATAACAGGCAAGTGCCCATAACTAGATCCGAACTCTTTATTTTCAGGAAGGATACTTACCTCAtttctgaaactgaaataaatttgaaGTAA
- the LOC134491222 gene encoding stimulated by retinoic acid gene 6 protein-like, with amino-acid sequence MLGLSACLFRLLCSVTVGAWLIARIDRTIMAKGYEAADMGYKTWIGMLFMDHYHTNPILLCFGHLLAVKSRENQQHRDTYSCHVDQLTDFRVSKKARTRWLLLYTLLKNPCLSALRKPR; translated from the exons ATGCTTGGCCTGAGTGCCTGCCTCTTCCGGCTGTTGTGCAGCGTCACCGTGGGAGCCTGGCTGATTGCTCGGATTGATAGGACCATTATGGCTAAAGGCTACGAAGCAGCTGATATGG GATACAAGACATGGATTGGGATGCTTTTTATGGACCACTATCACACAAATCCCATTCTTCTTTGCTTTGGCCACCTTCTTGCAGTCAAAAGCAGAGAGAATCAGCAGCACAGAGACACATACTCTTGTCATGTCGATCAATTAACAG ATTTTAGGGTGTCCAAGAAGGCCAGGACAAGATGGTTGCTGCTTTATACCCTCCTAAAGAACCCCTGCCTCTCTGCACTCAGGAAGCCAAGATGA